The following coding sequences are from one Candidatus Nitrohelix vancouverensis window:
- a CDS encoding c-type cytochrome produces the protein MSGALLLVTVWAFWDDEFARRGFKTYQEEYHKTQYQRARVEWKETNDKIAAKEIEIQTQLAGEAQRLESSEAYQALSEAALEAQIHLDEEKEQKKFAGSRVDEAYYYFKKAMHEGRNYDVEKAKLEELEEKVREYDPLIAEKQEILDKAEAALMEFKAKSVNLEKELRSLVSSRAIIEQKMDYYRPFNLMWRPAEILQTVIPGFSINNFSEIVYRVDRCMTCHVSYKDPYYEEFKEPLKTHPNLEILIKKHPPERTGCTWCHLGQGTATAPVEDAHGSHHEMDQTREVNEPILLGDQMQSNCRNCHDGVMQLEGAPMLNKGKKIFQKLGCHGCHLAEGFEKEPKVGPSLRRIKWKVGAAWIYDWVKNPKNYLPETRMPDFELNDKDALAITAYLVESSDKDFKYNNDLPPGDAANGKKLFESVGCQACHQFKGEGEKHAPDLTNVGTKVRPRWLVNWISSPHSYNPGSEMPDLRLSESEGADIAAYLLDGKDRIRDRELEKRARNPELVAYGEKLVRGRGCFACHDVNGMDSEGRIAPELSSFGRKMVAELEFGDTHIPHTWDNWVRTKLKEPTSFRTERVLDKMPNFHLSDDEINALVVLLRGFNGSKVPDKYQDIMTAREQALETGRRLIDRYNCKGCHHVEGEGGYIQKYLKGTVQYPPPLEHGDYHVGERIKPSWIFSFLKNPTPVRTWVDVKMPTFSFSDKEIQELTAYFEALSPEKIKYEEGLNIAKPVEKVQTGVKVVNYMDCGKCHDDGAKGISFKIASSRLKQEWIPKWMKETQSLIPWTKMPNHWDEEEGKLVVKTKFRELKTIGSVDQQVNAITDFIVGYNNPDYDNSLVLGEVEEVDEDEEEDDDFFEGGGSDGASEDDDEDDEEEEDE, from the coding sequence ATGTCGGGGGCGCTCCTGCTCGTAACTGTGTGGGCGTTTTGGGATGATGAGTTTGCGCGCAGAGGTTTTAAAACCTATCAGGAAGAGTACCATAAAACTCAATATCAGCGCGCCCGGGTAGAATGGAAAGAGACAAATGATAAGATAGCCGCCAAAGAAATAGAGATTCAAACGCAATTGGCGGGAGAGGCTCAACGGCTGGAGTCTTCAGAGGCTTATCAGGCCTTGTCCGAAGCGGCTTTGGAAGCGCAAATCCATTTGGATGAAGAGAAAGAGCAGAAGAAATTTGCTGGAAGCCGCGTGGATGAAGCCTATTATTATTTTAAAAAGGCCATGCACGAGGGCAGGAATTATGATGTCGAAAAAGCCAAGCTGGAGGAACTAGAGGAAAAGGTTAGAGAATACGATCCTCTCATTGCTGAAAAGCAGGAAATTCTCGATAAAGCTGAAGCGGCATTAATGGAGTTTAAGGCTAAAAGCGTCAATCTTGAAAAAGAACTGCGTTCTTTGGTGAGCAGTCGCGCAATCATAGAGCAGAAAATGGACTATTATCGTCCCTTCAATCTGATGTGGCGCCCTGCGGAAATTTTGCAAACAGTGATTCCAGGATTTTCCATAAACAATTTCAGCGAGATTGTTTATCGGGTTGATCGTTGTATGACCTGTCATGTCTCCTATAAAGATCCTTATTATGAAGAATTCAAGGAACCGCTCAAGACACACCCCAATCTTGAAATTCTGATCAAAAAACATCCGCCTGAACGAACGGGCTGTACATGGTGTCATCTGGGTCAGGGAACCGCGACGGCCCCTGTTGAAGACGCGCATGGTTCGCATCATGAAATGGATCAGACTCGCGAAGTCAATGAGCCGATTTTATTGGGCGATCAGATGCAAAGCAATTGCCGCAACTGCCATGATGGCGTAATGCAGTTGGAAGGCGCCCCGATGCTCAACAAGGGTAAGAAAATATTTCAAAAGCTGGGTTGTCATGGATGTCATTTGGCGGAAGGGTTTGAGAAAGAGCCTAAAGTCGGTCCGAGCCTGAGACGCATTAAATGGAAAGTCGGCGCGGCTTGGATTTACGATTGGGTCAAGAATCCAAAAAATTATCTGCCAGAAACCCGAATGCCTGATTTTGAGCTGAATGATAAGGACGCTCTTGCAATCACCGCGTATCTGGTTGAGTCCTCCGACAAGGATTTTAAATACAATAATGATTTGCCGCCGGGCGATGCCGCCAACGGTAAGAAATTATTTGAAAGCGTTGGCTGTCAGGCTTGTCATCAATTCAAGGGCGAGGGCGAGAAACATGCTCCAGACTTGACTAATGTGGGAACGAAAGTACGACCGCGCTGGCTGGTGAATTGGATATCGAGTCCCCATTCCTACAATCCTGGGAGTGAAATGCCAGACCTTCGTCTTTCAGAGAGTGAAGGGGCAGATATTGCCGCTTACCTTCTCGATGGGAAAGATCGAATCCGCGACCGGGAACTGGAGAAACGAGCCAGGAATCCTGAGTTAGTCGCTTACGGTGAAAAGCTGGTGCGTGGACGCGGTTGTTTTGCTTGCCACGATGTCAACGGCATGGATAGCGAGGGACGCATAGCGCCCGAGTTGTCGTCCTTCGGTCGTAAAATGGTTGCCGAGTTAGAGTTTGGCGATACCCATATCCCCCATACCTGGGATAACTGGGTGAGGACTAAACTGAAAGAGCCGACCTCTTTCCGCACCGAGCGCGTTTTGGACAAGATGCCGAACTTTCATTTGTCTGATGACGAGATTAATGCTTTAGTTGTTCTGCTACGCGGCTTCAATGGTAGCAAGGTTCCTGATAAATATCAGGATATCATGACTGCGCGCGAACAGGCTCTGGAAACAGGGCGTCGGTTGATTGATCGCTATAACTGTAAAGGCTGTCATCATGTTGAAGGCGAGGGCGGATATATTCAGAAATATCTTAAAGGAACGGTTCAGTATCCGCCTCCATTGGAGCATGGCGATTACCATGTGGGCGAAAGAATCAAGCCGTCCTGGATTTTCTCATTCCTGAAAAATCCGACTCCGGTTCGCACCTGGGTGGATGTCAAGATGCCGACCTTCTCATTCAGTGACAAGGAGATTCAAGAGCTGACGGCTTATTTTGAAGCCTTGTCGCCTGAGAAAATTAAATATGAAGAAGGCCTGAACATCGCCAAGCCTGTTGAAAAAGTTCAGACGGGTGTTAAAGTCGTGAATTATATGGATTGTGGAAAATGCCATGACGACGGCGCGAAGGGTATCTCCTTCAAGATTGCCAGCTCCCGGTTGAAACAGGAATGGATTCCGAAATGGATGAAGGAGACTCAGAGCTTGATTCCATGGACGAAAATGCCAAACCATTGGGACGAAGAAGAGGGCAAGCTGGTCGTGAAAACCAAGTTCAGAGAGCTGAAAACAATTGGCTCGGTGGATCAACAGGTGAACGCGATCACGGACTTCATTGTCGGCTATAATAATCCCGATTATGATAACTCTCTGGTACTTGGAGAAGTTGAAGAAGTTGATGAAGATGAAGAAGAGGATGATGATTTCTTTGAGGGCGGTGGTTCGGATGGCGCCTCAGAGGATGATGACGAAGATGATGAAGAGGAAGAGGACGAGTAA
- a CDS encoding cytochrome C, producing MAVAPRKNPEATPEKVHVWPYLVRLEFMCAIIVILGLTVWSIMIDAPLEEAANPTKTPNPSKAPWYFLGLQDILVYFDPWFAGVVAPVLIIVGLMLIPYLDVNPKGNGYYTYTERKVAIWVYLFGFLVLWIALIIMGVFLRGPGWNLFMPWQYWDPHKVVALVSVDLPYAFGVRSYNMAMLFGGVVVCGYFAVGTAAYFFMERKAIKSVGLMRMFIKIQLILIMIGIVIKIVLRLAFNIKYVWVTPWFNV from the coding sequence ATGGCTGTAGCGCCAAGAAAAAATCCTGAAGCAACCCCCGAGAAGGTCCATGTCTGGCCCTATTTGGTAAGGTTGGAATTCATGTGCGCTATAATCGTTATTCTGGGCCTGACGGTCTGGTCGATAATGATTGATGCGCCGCTGGAAGAAGCGGCCAATCCGACCAAAACCCCCAACCCCTCCAAGGCGCCTTGGTACTTCCTGGGATTGCAGGATATTCTCGTTTATTTCGATCCCTGGTTTGCAGGCGTTGTCGCGCCAGTTTTGATCATTGTCGGGTTGATGCTGATTCCCTACTTAGATGTAAACCCTAAGGGAAATGGCTATTACACCTACACCGAGCGAAAAGTCGCAATTTGGGTGTATCTGTTTGGTTTTTTGGTTTTGTGGATCGCCTTGATCATCATGGGTGTATTCCTTCGCGGCCCTGGCTGGAACCTGTTCATGCCCTGGCAATATTGGGACCCGCATAAGGTTGTAGCCTTGGTCAGTGTGGACTTGCCCTATGCCTTTGGGGTCCGTTCCTACAATATGGCGATGTTGTTTGGCGGGGTGGTTGTTTGCGGCTATTTTGCGGTCGGAACAGCGGCCTACTTTTTTATGGAAAGAAAGGCGATCAAATCAGTGGGGCTCATGAGGATGTTTATAAAAATCCAATTGATTCTCATTATGATCGGGATCGTCATAAAGATTGTGCTGAGGTTGGCCTTCAACATCAAGTATGTGTGGGTGACTCCCTGGTTCAATGTCTAG
- a CDS encoding DUF4405 domain-containing protein — MAKVKSGEIFKDISKQITESQVWTSTFRHGYADTPRNRVLQIASNVWLHLHPVKMHRHALRIKFTWCMGGITFLLFLSTIVTGVILMFYYRPVGEYAYYDMKYLQYDVPFGMLMRNMHRWAAHAMVITVWLHMFRVFLTGSYKPPREFNWVIGVFLVTFTLLLSFTGYLLPWDQLAMWAVTVGTNMARATPFLGHEGPFAEYVGVTPRYDARSVLIGGSLVGPPALLRFYVLHCIFIPLVAGGLMIVHFWRIRKDGGISGPL, encoded by the coding sequence ATGGCGAAGGTGAAAAGCGGGGAAATCTTCAAGGATATTTCCAAGCAAATCACCGAGTCGCAAGTCTGGACCTCGACGTTCCGGCATGGTTATGCTGATACCCCTCGAAACCGCGTTTTGCAGATAGCAAGTAACGTCTGGTTGCATTTGCATCCAGTCAAAATGCATCGCCATGCGCTTCGTATCAAATTTACCTGGTGTATGGGGGGGATCACCTTTTTGTTGTTCCTTTCCACGATCGTCACGGGCGTGATTTTGATGTTTTATTACCGTCCTGTAGGGGAATATGCCTATTACGACATGAAATACCTGCAATATGACGTCCCTTTTGGCATGCTTATGAGGAATATGCATCGCTGGGCCGCTCATGCCATGGTCATCACCGTTTGGCTTCACATGTTTCGTGTCTTTTTGACAGGTTCGTACAAGCCGCCGCGTGAATTCAACTGGGTGATCGGGGTGTTCCTGGTGACCTTCACTCTCTTGTTGAGTTTTACCGGCTATCTGTTGCCTTGGGATCAGTTGGCAATGTGGGCTGTTACCGTTGGTACGAACATGGCCAGAGCAACCCCGTTCCTTGGTCATGAAGGGCCATTCGCTGAATACGTCGGCGTGACGCCGCGTTATGACGCCCGCTCCGTCCTCATTGGCGGCAGTCTGGTAGGGCCGCCTGCGCTGTTGCGGTTCTATGTTTTGCACTGTATTTTCATCCCGCTGGTGGCAGGGGGCTTGATGATCGTTCACTTTTGGCGAATTCGAAAAGACGGCGGGATATCGGGACCTCTCTAA
- a CDS encoding Rieske 2Fe-2S domain-containing protein yields MAQAKAVSKATPAGKAGSKDKKEEQVDTLWSRRDFFSYAGWASFLGAVGLSSLYFTRLLFPRVLFEPSPIFKAGNPMDYTVGEVSTKWVNDQRVWIVRDDEGIYAIFALCTHLGCTPRWLRSENKYKCPCHGSGFTREGMHFEGPAPRPLERLKIALAPDGQLIIDKSKKFLYEKGQWGDPGSKFLI; encoded by the coding sequence ATGGCTCAGGCCAAAGCGGTAAGCAAAGCGACACCAGCCGGTAAGGCGGGATCGAAAGATAAAAAAGAAGAACAGGTAGATACGCTCTGGTCCCGCAGGGATTTCTTTTCTTATGCAGGCTGGGCCAGCTTTCTTGGCGCCGTGGGATTGTCGTCGCTGTACTTTACGCGGCTACTGTTTCCCCGCGTGCTGTTTGAGCCGTCGCCGATTTTTAAAGCGGGAAACCCGATGGATTATACCGTCGGAGAAGTGAGCACTAAATGGGTGAATGACCAGCGCGTTTGGATTGTTCGCGACGATGAAGGGATTTATGCGATTTTTGCTCTCTGCACTCACTTGGGCTGTACGCCTCGTTGGTTGCGATCCGAGAATAAATATAAATGTCCTTGCCATGGTAGCGGGTTCACCCGAGAGGGAATGCATTTTGAAGGTCCTGCTCCCCGTCCGTTGGAGCGCCTGAAAATTGCATTGGCGCCCGATGGGCAATTGATCATCGATAAGAGCAAGAAATTTCTATATGAAAAGGGCCAATGGGGCGACCCGGGGTCTAAATTTCTGATCTGA
- a CDS encoding NAD(P)/FAD-dependent oxidoreductase gives MTVKKDVVIIGGGTAGIAAALTCAEMGARVGLIEKKRLGGRLLYSDSYARQIVENILPTLESGDDHFSQLKQGCEEAFGKISKNCETNLQDLGVDIIYGEGRPAGRQVQVVGPDEKETVLEGDKIILTCGSVPHSSRHMPLDGETILSMADFWNRSHIPASIMVLGTGDLSYETARIFKALGCKVFWVLPGSRVLSHADPELCDIMERHLKQKKIKLISNKKVESFHRREGALDITLDGGLKFSAECILVSGGRKPVDMGLDAMGMRLGEHGEILTEETLETSTQGVFAAGSILGREGFHGLSEEEGRVAAENALGKVRKISRDMIPRMIHCSPELAWIGVSAQEAHHLGFRGLEGVVRTEALDAGVLNQEEGFVKLVADAESERIIGAQLACAHAGDMVDLISLVMRRGLKAQTLANLSCQRGSPAYGVRSAGRALLKAMKKRLKSP, from the coding sequence ATGACAGTCAAAAAAGATGTTGTCATCATTGGCGGTGGAACGGCAGGAATCGCCGCCGCGCTGACTTGCGCTGAAATGGGCGCAAGGGTTGGACTCATTGAAAAAAAACGATTGGGAGGGCGTCTGCTGTATTCAGACTCTTACGCTCGACAGATCGTTGAGAATATTCTGCCGACTTTGGAAAGCGGCGACGATCATTTTTCTCAACTAAAGCAGGGTTGTGAAGAAGCCTTTGGCAAAATTTCTAAGAATTGTGAGACTAACTTGCAAGACCTTGGCGTCGATATCATTTACGGCGAAGGTCGACCCGCAGGGCGCCAGGTGCAGGTCGTCGGTCCAGATGAAAAAGAAACCGTGCTCGAAGGGGATAAAATCATTTTGACCTGCGGTTCGGTCCCTCACTCGTCCCGACACATGCCGCTGGACGGAGAGACGATATTGAGTATGGCAGATTTCTGGAATCGCTCCCACATACCGGCCTCCATCATGGTATTGGGGACAGGAGATCTGAGTTATGAAACAGCTCGGATTTTCAAGGCGCTGGGATGCAAGGTTTTCTGGGTTCTTCCCGGTTCCCGGGTTCTGTCGCATGCCGATCCCGAATTATGCGATATAATGGAGCGGCATTTGAAGCAGAAGAAAATCAAACTGATCAGCAATAAGAAGGTCGAATCATTTCACCGAAGAGAAGGCGCTCTGGACATCACTTTAGATGGAGGCCTGAAGTTCTCCGCTGAATGCATTCTGGTTTCTGGCGGCAGAAAGCCGGTTGACATGGGGCTGGATGCGATGGGAATGCGCCTGGGAGAACACGGCGAAATATTGACCGAGGAAACGCTGGAGACATCGACCCAGGGCGTGTTCGCGGCAGGAAGCATTTTGGGGCGCGAAGGCTTTCACGGATTGTCAGAAGAGGAAGGACGCGTTGCGGCTGAGAATGCGCTTGGAAAGGTTCGTAAAATAAGCCGGGATATGATCCCGCGCATGATACATTGCAGTCCGGAACTGGCGTGGATAGGAGTCTCGGCGCAAGAGGCCCACCATCTTGGCTTTCGCGGTCTCGAAGGCGTTGTTCGAACCGAAGCCCTGGATGCGGGAGTTTTGAATCAGGAAGAAGGATTTGTTAAGCTGGTGGCAGATGCCGAGTCAGAACGAATCATTGGCGCACAGCTTGCGTGCGCGCATGCAGGCGATATGGTCGACCTGATATCGCTGGTCATGCGACGCGGTTTGAAAGCCCAAACACTGGCTAATTTGAGTTGTCAACGCGGCTCCCCCGCTTACGGAGTTCGGTCCGCAGGAAGGGCCTTGTTAAAAGCAATGAAAAAGCGTCTCAAGTCCCCGTAA
- a CDS encoding GGDEF domain-containing protein: MSRKDETAKSFPIEFTVRIARILYAFLEGILKLLSKEDMLGAKLSDLASVIRKSVRVKPLEGVAQDVGNYFEKAKLNREMAEVEKEGLKDMVLGLAKSMKEMVGASGSLGGNIDSYIERIEKATTLKDLLECKSAVIDVMDTLKSECATLRAKMDGLNSEMTSLCERLQKSESMVHVDVLTNIFNRSAYEIKINQSVKEFQRYHEAFALLVIDIDHFKNINDQYGHKAGDEVLVLVADTLKQAVRSTDEIFRYGGEEFVVILNKIDRKNALKLAEKLRAAIEKDYLVYKKQKLQVTISIGLAFINESDNEETVFENADQALYDAKRRGRNQVVEHQNA, encoded by the coding sequence ATGAGCCGGAAAGATGAGACTGCTAAATCCTTTCCAATAGAGTTTACTGTCCGAATAGCCCGAATCCTGTACGCGTTTCTCGAGGGCATCTTAAAGCTACTCAGCAAAGAAGATATGCTCGGCGCAAAGCTGAGTGATCTCGCTAGCGTGATTCGTAAATCGGTCAGGGTTAAACCCCTGGAAGGAGTGGCTCAGGATGTTGGCAACTATTTTGAAAAAGCCAAACTGAACAGGGAGATGGCGGAGGTCGAAAAAGAGGGACTTAAGGATATGGTTCTCGGTTTGGCAAAATCCATGAAGGAAATGGTTGGCGCTTCAGGCAGTCTGGGAGGTAATATCGATAGCTACATCGAGCGGATTGAGAAGGCGACAACATTGAAGGATTTGCTCGAGTGCAAGTCCGCAGTCATCGACGTCATGGATACCCTGAAAAGTGAATGCGCGACCCTCCGTGCGAAGATGGATGGTTTGAACAGCGAGATGACATCCCTTTGCGAACGCTTGCAGAAATCCGAGTCCATGGTGCACGTGGATGTGTTGACGAATATATTCAATCGCAGCGCTTACGAAATTAAAATCAACCAGTCTGTAAAAGAATTCCAACGCTACCATGAAGCTTTCGCTTTGCTTGTGATCGATATTGACCATTTTAAAAACATCAATGATCAGTATGGCCATAAAGCCGGAGATGAAGTTTTGGTTCTGGTGGCCGATACCTTGAAACAAGCGGTTCGATCGACTGATGAAATTTTCAGGTACGGGGGAGAAGAGTTTGTCGTAATATTGAATAAGATTGATCGAAAGAATGCTCTGAAACTCGCTGAAAAATTAAGAGCCGCTATTGAAAAAGATTATCTGGTTTATAAAAAACAAAAATTACAGGTGACAATTTCTATAGGTCTGGCCTTTATCAATGAATCTGATAATGAAGAAACCGTATTCGAAAATGCAGACCAGGCCCTGTACGATGCTAAAAGAAGAGGTCGCAATCAGGTTGTTGAGCATCAAAACGCCTAG
- the secG gene encoding preprotein translocase subunit SecG, giving the protein METVLTVLHVLATLFLILVILLQTGKGAAMGSGLGAGSSQTMFGSSGAGNFLSKLTAGVATLFLVTSLTLAVISSKKDSKSVLGGLDSAPVSSESGANPGSENK; this is encoded by the coding sequence ATGGAAACCGTTCTAACAGTATTGCATGTTCTAGCCACCTTATTTTTGATACTGGTCATCCTCCTGCAGACCGGAAAAGGCGCGGCCATGGGGTCGGGCTTGGGCGCGGGCAGTAGCCAGACCATGTTTGGCAGTTCAGGCGCCGGTAATTTCCTGAGCAAACTGACTGCAGGCGTGGCGACATTATTTCTTGTGACCTCTCTCACTCTGGCGGTCATCTCCTCGAAAAAAGATTCCAAATCTGTGCTGGGCGGATTGGACAGCGCTCCCGTGAGTAGTGAGAGCGGAGCGAACCCCGGTTCTGAAAACAAATAA
- a CDS encoding triose-phosphate isomerase, translating to MSAPVIVGNWKMNKGDASAVAFVALLQKRLKNSKVEVVLAPPFTVLNAMHGELEQGGAIKLAGQNLYWQEAGAFTGEISGKMLKEAGCDYVILGHSERRQLFNEDDASVNKRVHSALAAGLKPIVCVGETLAQRDSGATQAVVEEQLSGSLSGLDATALDRILIAYEPVWAIGTGKNASPDQAQQIHRLIREWLLQRFGSNASTSILYGGSVNPGNSRSILSQDDIDGALVGGASLDIDSFCDIIDSAS from the coding sequence ATGTCAGCTCCAGTGATTGTCGGAAACTGGAAGATGAACAAAGGCGACGCAAGCGCTGTCGCTTTCGTTGCCTTGTTGCAAAAGCGACTCAAAAATTCGAAAGTTGAAGTGGTTCTGGCCCCTCCATTTACGGTTCTCAATGCGATGCATGGAGAGCTGGAGCAAGGCGGCGCTATAAAACTCGCAGGACAGAATTTATACTGGCAGGAAGCGGGCGCCTTTACCGGAGAGATATCCGGTAAAATGTTGAAGGAAGCAGGTTGCGATTATGTTATTTTGGGGCATTCCGAGCGTCGCCAGTTGTTTAATGAAGATGATGCGAGCGTCAACAAGAGAGTCCATTCGGCTCTCGCCGCAGGGTTGAAACCGATTGTGTGTGTGGGCGAAACCCTGGCGCAAAGAGACAGCGGCGCCACTCAGGCCGTTGTTGAGGAACAATTGAGCGGCAGTTTGAGCGGTTTGGATGCGACAGCGCTTGACAGGATTTTGATCGCTTACGAACCGGTGTGGGCGATTGGCACCGGCAAGAACGCCAGCCCCGATCAGGCTCAACAGATTCATCGTCTTATCAGAGAATGGCTTTTGCAACGCTTCGGATCGAATGCATCAACCTCCATTTTGTATGGCGGAAGCGTCAATCCGGGCAACAGTCGTTCCATACTTTCGCAAGACGATATTGACGGAGCGTTGGTGGGCGGCGCCAGTCTCGATATCGATTCATTTTGTGATATTATAGATTCAGCGAGTTAA
- the gap gene encoding type I glyceraldehyde-3-phosphate dehydrogenase: MAVKIAINGFGRIGRNVLRSLLLEGEGAGVEVLAINDLTDAATLAHLFKYDSVHGKFDAEVTSSEGSLYVDGKEIKIYSERDPERLPWKELNVDLVVESTGIFTKREGAQKHITAGAKKVIISAPATDPDVTVALGVNAECYDPAAHHIISNASCTTNCLAPVAKVVNDSFGISHGLMTTIHSYTNDQRILDLPHKDLRRARAAAVSMIPTSTGAAKAVSLVLPELKGKLDGMAIRVPTPNVSLVDLAVVVQKKTTAEAVNDAFRNAASGPLKDILRVEELPLVSIDFNGEPSSSVVDALSTKVMGDTLVKVLSWYDNEWGYSSRIKDLVKYVASKGI; encoded by the coding sequence ATGGCAGTTAAGATTGCAATCAATGGTTTCGGCAGAATCGGTAGAAATGTACTGAGAAGCCTTCTTTTGGAAGGCGAGGGCGCTGGCGTTGAAGTGTTGGCGATCAATGATCTGACCGACGCGGCGACATTGGCTCATCTGTTCAAGTACGATTCTGTCCACGGCAAATTTGACGCCGAGGTCACTTCCAGCGAAGGCTCTCTTTATGTGGACGGTAAGGAAATAAAGATTTACTCCGAACGCGACCCGGAACGACTCCCTTGGAAAGAACTGAATGTGGATCTGGTGGTTGAGTCCACGGGGATTTTCACCAAAAGAGAAGGCGCGCAAAAACATATTACAGCGGGCGCAAAGAAAGTCATTATTTCAGCCCCGGCCACCGACCCGGATGTTACGGTCGCGCTCGGCGTCAACGCCGAATGCTATGATCCTGCGGCGCATCACATCATTTCCAATGCGTCTTGCACGACCAATTGTCTGGCCCCGGTGGCGAAAGTCGTTAACGACAGTTTTGGCATCAGCCACGGTTTGATGACGACGATCCATTCGTATACGAACGATCAAAGAATTCTGGACCTGCCGCATAAGGATTTACGACGAGCGCGCGCCGCCGCCGTATCGATGATACCGACCTCGACCGGAGCCGCGAAAGCCGTCTCTCTGGTTTTGCCTGAGCTGAAAGGCAAGCTGGACGGAATGGCGATCCGCGTTCCCACGCCCAATGTGTCGCTGGTGGACCTTGCGGTTGTGGTGCAAAAGAAGACCACGGCCGAAGCGGTGAACGATGCCTTCAGGAATGCGGCGTCGGGTCCTTTGAAAGATATTTTACGGGTTGAAGAATTGCCCCTGGTTTCGATTGATTTTAACGGGGAACCCTCGTCATCCGTTGTCGACGCCTTGTCAACCAAGGTGATGGGCGACACGCTGGTGAAGGTTCTTTCCTGGTACGACAACGAGTGGGGCTATTCATCCAGAATCAAGGACCTTGTGAAATATGTCGCCAGCAAGGGAATTTGA
- a CDS encoding pyridoxine 5'-phosphate synthase: MIRLFVNVDHVATVREARKTTEPDPLEAALIAERSGAEGITVHLREDRRHIQDHDVQRIHASIRMPLNLEMAPVDEMTELAARIIPYQVSLVPEKRLEITTEGGLNVLENEERLIAIRKRLSPLGIKFSLFVDADREQIEASRRVQADSIELNTGPYSEATSREEIARALSSLQSAAEFAGEQGLKVFAGHGLTNANVAAIASIPQVEELNIGHNLVARAISVGMEQAVRDMLVNIREGERLR, translated from the coding sequence ATGATTCGATTATTTGTAAACGTAGACCACGTCGCCACAGTGCGCGAAGCCAGAAAAACAACCGAACCGGACCCGCTTGAAGCGGCGCTGATCGCAGAGCGATCCGGCGCCGAGGGGATCACGGTTCATTTGCGCGAAGACCGCAGGCATATTCAGGATCATGACGTCCAACGCATTCACGCTTCGATCCGAATGCCATTGAATCTGGAGATGGCGCCGGTCGATGAAATGACCGAACTGGCGGCCCGTATCATTCCCTATCAGGTGTCACTGGTGCCGGAAAAACGTTTGGAGATCACGACGGAAGGCGGCTTGAATGTCCTAGAGAATGAAGAACGCCTGATTGCGATTCGCAAGCGATTGTCGCCTTTGGGAATCAAATTCAGTCTGTTTGTCGATGCGGACCGCGAGCAGATCGAAGCCTCCCGGCGCGTGCAGGCGGACAGCATTGAATTGAACACCGGGCCCTATTCAGAAGCGACGAGTCGCGAGGAAATCGCGCGAGCGCTGTCCAGTTTGCAATCGGCGGCGGAATTCGCCGGGGAGCAGGGATTGAAAGTATTCGCCGGGCACGGTTTGACAAACGCGAACGTAGCGGCGATCGCCTCCATCCCGCAAGTGGAAGAATTGAATATCGGACATAATCTGGTAGCCCGGGCGATCAGCGTTGGCATGGAGCAGGCGGTCAGAGATATGCTGGTTAATATCAGAGAAGGTGAACGATTGCGCTGA